The segment GGTCGCCGCGTACAGCTCGGAGGCGGCCCAGTAGAACTCGTCGGTGACCCGCGCGTCCTCGTAGGCGCCGCCGCCCGTGCTGTCGGAAGCCGGCGCGTACACCGCCGGGTTGGCCTTCGCGGCACTCCAGGCCCGGCGAGCGGCGGACATGCAGCGGTCGGCATAGGCGGAGTCGTACGGCCGGAACACCCGGGCGCACTGCGCGGCGGCCGCGGCGAGGTTGAGGGTGGCCGCGGTGGACGGGCGGTGAAGCTCGCGGGGCTGGGCGTCCTGGTCGGGGCGCAGGGGCATGCCCGTCCAGGCCACGTCATGGATCTTGTGGAACGCCATGCCCGCGGACGGCTTGCCGTCGGGCACCTGCATCCGCATGAGGAAGTCGAGCTCCCACCGCGCTTCGTCGAGGACGTCGGGTATGCCGTTGCCGCGCTCGGGGACGCGCAGGGTGGAGTCGCCCAGCGCCGCTTCCCCGCCCGCCCGATCCGCCCGCTCGAAGGAGTTGACGACCAGCCAGGTGGAGATGCCGCCGTTGACCACGTACTTGCCGTGGTCGCCGGCGTCGTACCAACCCCCCCTGACGTCCTGGGTGTAGTCGCACACCGTGGCCTGACAGGGGACGGACGTGTCGCCCTTGTTGGGAGCGACGTCGAGGTGTGCGGCCGGGCGCGCGTAGGCGGAACCCACCAGGGAGGCGTCGATCACGATGCCGCTGCGCTGGTGGTGGAAGAACGCCATCGCGTCGGAACGCAAGGTGTCGTAGAGGTTCGCGCGGATGTCGAAGGGAGCGCTGCTGCTGCCGTCCACGGTCACGACGTATCCGGTGCCCGTCTCGCGGTGCGAGGAGAAGTCCGCGACCTGGACGGACTGCCCGGAGGGGGCGTCCGCGCCGCGCGCGACGGTCGAACCGGAGGCGACCACCGTCCCGGAGGCGTTGCGCAACTGCCAGCCGAGTGCCTGCGTCGACGTCGTGACGACGGTGGCGCGCTTCGGCCCGTCGGGCAGGTAGCCGACCTGGTTGACGCGTACGGCGGTGGTCGCCGCCGCCGTGGCGGACGCGTCCGCCACGGCCGGTGCGGACGCGAGCCCGCCGATCAGGAGCGCGCCCGTGAGGAGCGCGGCGGAGAGGCGTGAGGGGTTGCGGAGTAACGAGGTGGTGGTGGGGGGCATGTGCGGCTCCTTCGGGATGTGGTGGGGTGCCGGGAGGACGCAGCGGAGTCGGTGGACGGCATGATATGGGAGCGCTCCCATGTCGCGCCGCGCGGAACGGAGGTCGAGAGGTCGGGGGACTGGATCGGAGGCTAGTGACGCCCCGCCGCCGCCGTCAACGGTTTCGACGGCGGAGGGAGCCGGTCTCAGCGGTTGAAGGTCAGCCGCGGTGCCGCGTTGCGGGCCAGCGTGTGAGCCTGGTCGGACCACCATGCGCCGGCCGGCGGGTCGACGATGCCGTACTCGGGGTCGATCGTGCCGCCGGTGTTGCGCGTACAGCTGCCGTCGGACTCGCCGGGGATCTTGATCCACAGGTAGGCGTCGACGAGCGGGACGCCCGTGTCGGCGGTCGGGCGCGGGCCGAGGCCGCGGCCGGGCGCGTTGCACCAGATCTCCGGGTCGCCGGTGTACTTGCCGGGCTCCGGGGTCCAGGCGCCCAGGCCGTTGCGGCTGGTGTCGATGACGAAGTGGTGCAGCGCGTCGACCGGCGGGGTGCCCACGCTCTGGTCGAACCAGGCGTCGGTCCAGCGCCAGGTGGCGGGGTCGGCGGAGTCGACCGCGCCGCCCGGGGTTCCGTCGTTGGGCGCGGCGGGCGAGTAGTACTGCGTGGCGCACCAGTCGGTGTGGCCGCGGGCCCACTCGGGCCCTTCGGTGGCGTACCACATGCACTTGGCGATCCAGGTGCCGTAGCGCGCGTTGTGATCGGTGGGGTGGGTGTTGGACACGTTGAGGGCGAAGCCGTCGCTGTCCCGGACGCCGGCGTCGAGCAGCCGCCGCGCCATGTCGCCGACGGGCCGCCACAGGACGTTGCCCGCGTCGAGATAGACCGCGGTGCGGCTCTTGGCCTTGATGGTCCTGACGGCGTACGCGAGATCGGCGACGCGGCTCGCCGTGAGCTCGCCGGTCGGGTCCACAGCGGGTCCGCAGTCGCTCGGGAGGAGTGCCAGACCGTCGGGTTCGACCACGACGACGGCCTTGCTGTCGCCGATGCCGGCGGCGAAGGCGTCGATCCACCGCCGGTAGGCGGCGGACGACGCGGCGCCGCCGCTGGAGTACTGCGAGCAGTCGCGGCCCGGGACGTTGT is part of the Streptomyces sp. NBC_00250 genome and harbors:
- a CDS encoding glycoside hydrolase family 9 protein, which encodes MPPTTTSLLRNPSRLSAALLTGALLIGGLASAPAVADASATAAATTAVRVNQVGYLPDGPKRATVVTTSTQALGWQLRNASGTVVASGSTVARGADAPSGQSVQVADFSSHRETGTGYVVTVDGSSSAPFDIRANLYDTLRSDAMAFFHHQRSGIVIDASLVGSAYARPAAHLDVAPNKGDTSVPCQATVCDYTQDVRGGWYDAGDHGKYVVNGGISTWLVVNSFERADRAGGEAALGDSTLRVPERGNGIPDVLDEARWELDFLMRMQVPDGKPSAGMAFHKIHDVAWTGMPLRPDQDAQPRELHRPSTAATLNLAAAAAQCARVFRPYDSAYADRCMSAARRAWSAAKANPAVYAPASDSTGGGAYEDARVTDEFYWAASELYAATGESAYRDAVTSSPWHTSADAFSPYGFGWADTAALGRLVLATVPNGLPASDLARVRASVTAAADGYLSRMAAQGYAVPVPADGYFWGSNGEVANDAVVMAVAGELTGDDRYRAGALETMDYLLGRNALGLSYVTGYGETSSQNQHHRFWAHQLDASLPHPPAGSLAGGPNSGLQDPVALAKLTGCAPAACYIDHIDSYSTNEVAVNWNAPLAWLAAYAAERTSAGGEPPTAACAVTYTPSNVWSTGFTANITVKNTGPTAVDGWQLAWTHPAGQSVTSSWNATVTQSGTAVSARNADWNRTIAPGATVSFGVQGTHAGSTPSPTAFTLNASTCA
- a CDS encoding glycoside hydrolase family 6 protein yields the protein MKPRSLRRRATAALAALAACAALTATQGQAQAAPAAAPLTPTTKFYVDPHSKAAEQALTDLGNGDFTNAVNMAELASWPQAEWFTEGTPDEVRAKVRTLVREARVVNRTPVLVAYNVPGRDCSQYSSGGAASSAAYRRWIDAFAAGIGDSKAVVVVEPDGLALLPSDCGPAVDPTGELTASRVADLAYAVRTIKAKSRTAVYLDAGNVLWRPVGDMARRLLDAGVRDSDGFALNVSNTHPTDHNARYGTWIAKCMWYATEGPEWARGHTDWCATQYYSPAAPNDGTPGGAVDSADPATWRWTDAWFDQSVGTPPVDALHHFVIDTSRNGLGAWTPEPGKYTGDPEIWCNAPGRGLGPRPTADTGVPLVDAYLWIKIPGESDGSCTRNTGGTIDPEYGIVDPPAGAWWSDQAHTLARNAAPRLTFNR